One part of the Tenacibaculum sp. 190130A14a genome encodes these proteins:
- a CDS encoding Crp/Fnr family transcriptional regulator: MIEELHRQYGYLFQEELLEEIAKIAVYKEFDANDTIIDIDNYIVSIPLVIQGAIKILREDKEGDELVLYYIEKGDTCAMTLSCCMGQTKSKIKAIAETDVKLLMIPKEKMTEWLSKYSSWQEFILQSYHSRLHEFIEAVDSIAFLNMGERLLKYLKDKAMVTHTDVMQITHQQIANDMHTSRVVISRLLKSLEKAEKIELHRNSIKVLAL; the protein is encoded by the coding sequence TTGATTGAAGAATTACACAGACAATATGGATATTTATTTCAGGAAGAATTACTTGAAGAGATTGCTAAAATTGCAGTCTATAAAGAATTCGATGCAAATGATACTATTATAGATATTGATAATTATATTGTATCCATCCCTTTAGTAATTCAAGGAGCTATTAAAATTCTACGTGAAGACAAAGAAGGAGATGAATTGGTTTTGTATTATATTGAAAAGGGTGATACTTGTGCAATGACCTTATCTTGTTGTATGGGACAAACTAAAAGTAAAATTAAAGCCATTGCTGAAACTGATGTAAAGCTTTTAATGATTCCTAAAGAAAAAATGACGGAATGGTTAAGTAAATACTCAAGCTGGCAAGAGTTTATCTTACAAAGTTATCATTCTCGCTTGCATGAATTTATTGAAGCTGTTGATTCTATCGCTTTTCTAAATATGGGAGAAAGACTTTTAAAGTATTTAAAAGACAAAGCAATGGTTACACACACTGATGTTATGCAAATTACACATCAACAAATTGCCAATGACATGCACACTTCAAGAGTAGTTATTTCTAGACTTTTAAAATCTTTGGAAAAAGCGGAAAAAATTGAACTTCATAGAAATAGTATTAAAGTTCTAGCTCTTTAA
- a CDS encoding zinc-dependent peptidase, translating into MKFIYIIRNTSVALGFIGVFVNVLESLSVYFFNKPLFVHFYLTQKRLPKSKKQFLEESIRFYQKLNDKQKRYFEHRVTKFIRNYDFIGREGFEFSPEVKVLIASSYVKLTFGMRKYLTNTFDKVIVYPKVFFSNTTKMYHKGEFNPALKAVVFSWEDFLLGDVVLNDNLNLGIHEFTHALTFHGGKSRDVSARIFYKLFTEITSFMKDDSNIEQIKKSGYFREYALTNKIEFTAVIMEHFFETPEDLKKKFPLLYKKIKIMLNYNSLKLKS; encoded by the coding sequence ATGAAATTTATCTATATCATAAGAAATACATCGGTAGCCCTTGGATTTATTGGGGTTTTTGTTAATGTTTTAGAATCTTTATCTGTTTACTTTTTTAACAAACCACTTTTCGTTCATTTCTATTTAACTCAAAAGAGACTGCCTAAAAGTAAAAAGCAGTTTTTAGAAGAGAGTATCCGTTTTTATCAAAAGTTAAATGATAAACAAAAAAGGTATTTTGAGCATAGAGTAACAAAGTTTATTAGGAATTATGACTTTATAGGGAGAGAAGGTTTTGAGTTTTCACCAGAAGTTAAAGTTTTAATAGCTTCTTCTTATGTTAAATTAACTTTTGGAATGCGTAAATACTTAACCAATACCTTTGATAAGGTAATAGTGTATCCAAAGGTCTTCTTTTCTAATACCACTAAAATGTACCATAAGGGAGAGTTTAATCCAGCTCTGAAGGCGGTGGTTTTTTCTTGGGAAGATTTTCTATTAGGGGATGTTGTATTGAACGATAATCTGAATCTTGGGATTCATGAGTTTACCCATGCGCTAACGTTTCATGGAGGGAAATCTAGAGATGTAAGTGCTCGTATTTTTTATAAGCTTTTTACAGAAATAACAAGTTTTATGAAAGATGATTCAAATATTGAGCAAATAAAAAAATCAGGGTATTTTAGAGAATATGCTTTAACAAATAAAATAGAGTTTACAGCAGTAATTATGGAGCACTTTTTTGAAACACCAGAAGATTTAAAGAAGAAATTCCCTTTATTATATAAGAAGATAAAAATAATGTTAAACTATAACTCTTTAAAGTTAAAGAGCTAG
- the rpe gene encoding ribulose-phosphate 3-epimerase: MSKLVAPSILAADFANLQRDIEMVNNSDADWFHIDIMDGVFVPNISFGMPVLKAISKHAKKTIDVHLMIVDPDRYIQTFADLGADILTVHYEACTHLHRTIQAIKASGMKAGVALNPHTPIAVLEDIIKDLDLVCIMSVNPGFGGQSFIENTYKKVQQLKNLIEFSEASTMIEIDGGVTNKNANKLIEAGADALVAGSYVFKSDNPTETIADLKALIN, translated from the coding sequence ATGAGTAAACTAGTAGCTCCATCAATCTTAGCAGCAGATTTTGCCAATTTACAACGTGATATCGAAATGGTAAATAACAGTGATGCAGATTGGTTTCATATTGACATTATGGACGGTGTATTTGTTCCAAATATTTCATTTGGAATGCCCGTATTAAAAGCAATTTCTAAACACGCCAAAAAGACAATCGATGTACATTTAATGATTGTTGATCCAGATCGTTACATTCAAACTTTTGCAGATTTAGGTGCAGACATTTTAACAGTACATTATGAGGCATGTACTCATTTACACAGAACAATTCAAGCTATTAAAGCTTCGGGAATGAAAGCCGGAGTAGCTTTAAACCCTCATACACCAATTGCTGTTTTAGAGGATATTATAAAAGATTTAGATTTGGTTTGTATAATGAGTGTAAACCCTGGTTTTGGGGGGCAGTCTTTTATTGAAAACACTTATAAAAAAGTACAACAATTAAAAAACTTAATTGAGTTTAGTGAAGCCTCTACAATGATTGAAATTGATGGCGGGGTAACTAATAAAAATGCCAACAAACTTATTGAAGCTGGAGCAGACGCTTTAGTTGCTGGAAGTTATGTTTTTAAAAGTGACAACCCTACGGAGACGATTGCAGACTTAAAAGCACTTATAAATTAA
- a CDS encoding NifU family protein: MSSIKINIQETNNETIIKFISNTILINGGSYEYNNIDEAKNSPLAQQLFYLPFVKKVFVTANFIAVQRYDIVQWEDVEEEVREQIEAYLLQGNPVVKEETIKKDAVEVYAEVTPNPAVMKFGTNKALTQTDVEFKNIDEASKSSPLAQALFNFPFVKEIFISENYISITKYDMVDWNEVYQEVRTFIRNYIQEGKAIISSLPKQQTQQNVEIPKENLSDTETKIVEILDEYIKPAVASDGGNIAFQSYDENSKQVRVILQGACSGCPSSTVTLKNGIETMLKEMLPNQINEVVAING, encoded by the coding sequence ATGAGTTCAATAAAAATAAACATACAAGAAACTAATAATGAAACCATTATTAAGTTTATAAGTAATACCATCTTGATTAATGGTGGTAGTTACGAATACAATAATATAGATGAGGCTAAAAACTCTCCATTAGCTCAACAATTATTTTACCTTCCTTTTGTTAAAAAAGTATTTGTAACGGCGAATTTTATTGCTGTTCAACGTTATGACATTGTACAATGGGAAGACGTAGAAGAAGAAGTACGTGAGCAAATAGAAGCTTATTTACTACAAGGAAATCCTGTGGTTAAGGAAGAGACCATTAAAAAAGATGCAGTTGAAGTGTATGCCGAAGTAACTCCAAATCCAGCTGTAATGAAATTTGGAACAAATAAAGCCTTAACACAAACAGATGTTGAGTTCAAAAACATTGATGAAGCAAGCAAGTCCTCTCCATTAGCACAAGCTTTGTTTAACTTCCCTTTTGTTAAAGAAATATTTATTTCTGAAAATTATATTTCTATTACAAAGTATGATATGGTAGATTGGAATGAAGTATATCAAGAGGTAAGAACCTTTATTCGAAACTATATTCAAGAGGGAAAAGCAATTATTTCATCATTACCAAAGCAACAAACTCAACAGAATGTAGAAATCCCAAAGGAAAACTTATCTGATACTGAAACAAAGATTGTTGAAATTCTTGATGAGTATATAAAACCAGCAGTGGCTTCAGACGGTGGGAACATTGCTTTTCAATCATATGATGAAAACTCTAAACAAGTTAGAGTGATATTACAAGGAGCTTGTAGTGGATGTCCATCATCAACAGTTACCTTAAAAAATGGAATTGAAACCATGTTAAAAGAAATGTTACCAAATCAAATTAATGAAGTGGTAGCTATTAATGGATAA
- the ubiE gene encoding bifunctional demethylmenaquinone methyltransferase/2-methoxy-6-polyprenyl-1,4-benzoquinol methylase UbiE — protein sequence MSKTVKPYKDSELGKKEQVAKMFDNISEDYDGLNRVISLGIDVSWRKKVVKFVGENNPKQILDIATGTGDLALMMASLKPDRIVGLDISEGMLNVGKQKVSKADLSNTIEMVVGDSENIPFEDNTFDAITVSFGVRNFETLDKGLTEILRVLKPGGKFVVLETSNPTKFPFKQGYKFYTNYILPIIGKLFSKDKVAYSYLSESANSFPFGEAFNNILEKNGFKNAKNLPVTFGVASIYTATK from the coding sequence ATGTCCAAAACAGTAAAACCTTATAAAGATTCCGAATTAGGAAAAAAGGAACAAGTAGCTAAAATGTTTGATAATATTTCTGAAGATTACGATGGTTTAAATCGTGTTATCTCTTTAGGAATAGATGTTAGCTGGAGAAAAAAAGTAGTTAAGTTTGTAGGAGAAAACAACCCTAAACAAATTTTAGACATCGCAACTGGCACAGGAGACTTAGCTTTAATGATGGCTTCTTTAAAACCTGATAGAATTGTTGGGTTAGATATCTCAGAAGGAATGCTTAATGTTGGAAAGCAAAAAGTTTCTAAAGCCGACTTAAGTAACACGATAGAAATGGTTGTTGGTGACAGTGAAAATATTCCTTTTGAAGACAATACTTTTGATGCAATCACCGTATCTTTTGGTGTTAGAAATTTTGAAACTTTAGACAAAGGTTTGACAGAAATATTACGTGTTTTAAAACCTGGAGGGAAGTTTGTTGTACTAGAAACATCAAATCCTACCAAATTTCCATTTAAACAAGGGTATAAGTTTTATACTAATTATATTCTACCAATAATTGGAAAACTCTTTTCAAAAGATAAAGTAGCATATTCATATTTATCTGAAAGTGCAAATTCTTTTCCTTTTGGAGAGGCCTTCAACAATATTTTAGAAAAAAATGGGTTTAAGAATGCAAAGAATTTACCTGTAACTTTTGGAGTTGCATCAATTTATACCGCTACAAAATAG
- a CDS encoding RNA polymerase sigma factor RpoD/SigA — protein sequence MRQLKITKQVTNRETASLDKYLQEIGKVDLITADEEVELAQRIKAGDQRALEKLTKANLRFVVSVAKQYQNQGLTLPDLINEGNLGLIKAAKRFDETRGFKFISYAVWWIRQSILQALAEQSRIVRLPLNKIGSINKINKMYAFLEQENERPPSAEEIAKKLDMTVSDVKESMKNSGRHVSMDAPLIEGEDSNLYDVLNSGESPNPDKTLLHESLRIEINRALETLTPREADVVKLYFGLGEHQPMTLEEIGETFDLTRERVRQIKEKAIRRLKHTSRSKILMTYLG from the coding sequence ATGAGACAACTTAAAATTACAAAGCAGGTAACTAATAGGGAAACAGCTTCTTTAGATAAATACTTGCAAGAAATTGGAAAAGTAGATTTAATTACTGCTGATGAAGAAGTAGAATTAGCACAAAGAATAAAAGCAGGAGACCAAAGAGCTTTAGAAAAATTAACAAAAGCCAATTTACGTTTCGTAGTATCTGTGGCTAAGCAATATCAAAATCAAGGATTAACGTTACCTGATTTAATTAACGAAGGAAACTTAGGTTTAATTAAAGCGGCAAAACGTTTTGATGAAACTCGTGGTTTCAAATTTATATCATACGCTGTATGGTGGATTCGTCAGTCTATCTTACAAGCTCTAGCAGAACAATCTCGTATTGTACGTTTACCTTTAAACAAGATTGGTTCTATTAATAAAATTAATAAAATGTATGCTTTCTTAGAGCAAGAGAATGAGCGCCCTCCAAGTGCTGAAGAAATTGCAAAGAAGTTAGACATGACTGTTAGTGATGTTAAGGAATCTATGAAAAATTCGGGTCGTCACGTATCTATGGATGCTCCGTTAATTGAAGGTGAAGACTCTAACTTATATGACGTTTTAAATTCTGGAGAATCTCCAAACCCTGATAAAACTTTATTACACGAATCGCTACGTATTGAAATTAATCGTGCATTAGAGACATTAACTCCACGTGAAGCAGATGTTGTTAAGTTATACTTTGGTTTAGGTGAACACCAACCAATGACTTTAGAGGAAATCGGAGAAACATTTGATTTAACTCGTGAGCGTGTTCGTCAAATTAAAGAAAAAGCTATTCGTAGATTAAAACATACTTCTAGAAGTAAAATTTTAATGACCTATTTAGGTTAA
- a CDS encoding porin family protein codes for MLKRFLIFGFILSTTFSYAQIEKVLKLPTFDNPKFHYGFYLGGNSNGYKIAYRPSFVDQTGTPNIEVESSIGFNVGLIADLRLHNNVNLRFEPGLMSNTKTLRFKHISGSESATKREVGATFLHLPILLKLSTNRLNNVRPYVIGGISYDYNFSSNESNSDDNFAGEFRTRTSNFMYEVGIGIDLYFSYFKFSPSLRGVFAVNNELVRDNRPSSQWTDPIDFLGTRGFFIHLAFE; via the coding sequence ATGTTAAAACGTTTTTTAATTTTCGGATTTATTTTATCAACAACATTTTCTTATGCACAAATAGAAAAAGTACTTAAGTTACCAACTTTTGACAACCCTAAATTTCATTATGGTTTTTACTTAGGAGGTAATTCAAATGGTTATAAAATAGCTTATCGCCCAAGTTTTGTTGACCAAACAGGTACACCAAATATAGAAGTAGAATCGAGCATAGGATTCAATGTGGGATTAATTGCAGATTTAAGGTTACATAACAATGTAAATCTTAGATTTGAACCTGGGTTAATGTCTAACACTAAAACATTACGTTTTAAACACATTAGCGGTTCTGAAAGCGCAACCAAAAGAGAAGTTGGGGCTACCTTTTTACATTTACCTATTTTACTAAAATTAAGCACTAATAGACTAAACAATGTTAGACCATATGTAATCGGAGGGATTTCTTATGATTATAACTTTTCAAGTAATGAAAGTAATAGTGATGACAACTTTGCTGGAGAATTTAGAACGAGAACAAGCAACTTTATGTATGAAGTAGGTATTGGTATTGATTTATACTTTAGCTATTTTAAATTCTCACCTTCCTTAAGAGGAGTCTTTGCTGTTAACAACGAATTAGTTAGAGATAACAGACCTTCTAGTCAATGGACTGACCCTATCGATTTTTTAGGAACCCGAGGATTTTTTATCCATTTAGCATTTGAATAA
- a CDS encoding hemin receptor, with product MKRILALATIVASTFTAFSQSLGYTDLGVLFSKDDNYGTARFEAMSGAFGALGGDVSAFSINPAGSAVARKSTLSASLGNRSTDILASYYGNTTTIQDDFLNITQAGGILTFDTAYDSDWNRFALTFNYRMKSDFDQSFSITGNSGQALFNEHPDDINNQFNNGVQQRFANNMNGQSSIFEMGFSATHQNKLHVGASIKFHDLRFSQITNLRETNEDGNGNTLNAVNIQDSFFEGNGVSVSAGFIYNVNNTFRFGLAYETPTWYPEIIEDSNLNVFDPSNSRYDDWLGFTEISASNQPVDVNSGEEFSLNTFKLRTPSRLTASAAFVFGKQGLISADYTYKNYSNVTYTGNSFNQVNQNFDNDFKATNTLNIGTEWRFDKMSIRGGYHYEENPSKTALDKDHVTGYSLGFGYNFGNLKFDLSYRKSESNSPYNIYNSAAVNVDPIELNNNTSRITGTVTFSL from the coding sequence ATGAAACGAATTTTAGCATTAGCAACTATTGTTGCCAGTACCTTTACTGCCTTTTCTCAATCTTTAGGCTATACTGATTTGGGAGTTTTATTTTCAAAAGATGATAATTATGGTACAGCTCGTTTTGAAGCTATGAGTGGAGCTTTTGGAGCTTTGGGTGGAGATGTTTCTGCCTTTAGTATTAACCCTGCTGGTAGTGCAGTAGCTAGAAAAAGTACCCTTTCTGCTTCTCTAGGTAATCGAAGCACAGATATTTTAGCTAGTTACTATGGAAACACAACAACTATTCAAGATGATTTTTTAAACATTACTCAAGCTGGTGGTATTTTAACTTTTGATACTGCTTACGACTCTGATTGGAATCGTTTTGCCTTAACTTTTAATTATAGAATGAAAAGTGATTTTGACCAATCATTCTCTATAACTGGCAACAGTGGACAAGCTTTATTCAATGAGCATCCAGATGATATTAATAATCAATTTAACAATGGTGTTCAACAACGTTTTGCAAACAATATGAACGGACAAAGTTCTATTTTTGAAATGGGATTCTCTGCCACACATCAAAATAAACTACATGTTGGAGCTTCCATAAAATTCCACGACCTTAGATTTTCTCAAATTACAAATCTAAGAGAGACCAATGAAGATGGTAATGGGAATACTTTAAACGCTGTAAATATTCAAGATAGTTTCTTTGAAGGGAATGGTGTTTCAGTTAGTGCAGGTTTTATTTATAACGTAAACAACACTTTTCGTTTTGGATTAGCGTATGAAACTCCAACTTGGTATCCAGAAATTATTGAAGACAGTAATTTGAATGTATTCGACCCAAGTAATAGTCGTTATGATGACTGGTTAGGTTTTACAGAAATCTCTGCCAGCAACCAACCTGTAGATGTAAATAGTGGTGAAGAGTTTTCTTTGAACACATTTAAGTTAAGAACACCTAGTAGGTTAACTGCTAGTGCTGCATTTGTCTTTGGAAAACAAGGTTTAATTAGTGCAGATTATACTTATAAAAATTACAGCAATGTAACTTACACAGGGAACTCATTTAATCAAGTAAATCAAAACTTTGATAATGATTTTAAAGCTACAAATACTTTAAACATAGGTACCGAATGGCGCTTTGACAAAATGAGTATTCGAGGAGGATATCATTATGAAGAAAACCCTTCTAAAACAGCTTTAGACAAAGATCACGTCACAGGATATTCATTAGGTTTTGGTTACAACTTTGGAAATTTAAAATTTGATTTATCGTATCGTAAGTCAGAAAGTAATAGTCCTTATAATATATATAATTCTGCTGCAGTTAATGTTGATCCAATCGAGTTAAACAATAATACCTCGAGAATTACAGGTACCGTTACTTTTAGCTTATAA
- a CDS encoding CBS domain-containing protein translates to MKKRMPVSVIMTKDVVTLNYTDDLITAEKLFKANNIRHIPVVSGSEIKGMLSYTDLLRISFADAIDEDESDVDTVVYNMFTIEQVMAKNLVTVNSSTTIKEVAEILSKKEFHALPIVDKDELVGIVTTTDLINYLLDQF, encoded by the coding sequence ATGAAAAAAAGAATGCCAGTTTCAGTTATTATGACTAAAGATGTTGTAACACTTAACTATACAGATGATTTAATAACAGCAGAGAAGTTATTCAAAGCAAATAACATTAGACATATTCCCGTAGTTAGTGGTTCTGAAATTAAAGGAATGTTAAGTTATACGGATTTATTAAGAATTAGTTTTGCAGATGCAATAGATGAAGATGAGTCAGATGTAGACACAGTTGTTTATAATATGTTTACAATTGAGCAAGTAATGGCGAAAAATTTAGTAACAGTGAATTCATCTACAACAATTAAAGAAGTAGCGGAAATTTTATCTAAGAAGGAATTTCACGCGTTGCCGATAGTTGATAAAGATGAATTGGTAGGAATTGTTACCACTACAGATTTGATAAACTATTTATTAGACCAGTTTTAA
- a CDS encoding RNA polymerase sigma factor, whose translation MKSIDVTKLSDEELVSKIVQKNDTHLFAVLYDRYAGVVYNKCYGFSKNKEEAQDLTHDVFVRLFVKLRSFKGKSKFSTWLYSFTYNFCVNYVQRNSEKKKEKVTVVTDQIKEDSDIDEIDDATLFELKSDKLAKALEMISAADKMILLMKYQDDMSIKEISGALELGDSAVKMRLKRAKEKVVKAYNEL comes from the coding sequence TTGAAAAGTATTGATGTTACAAAACTAAGCGACGAAGAGCTAGTCAGTAAAATAGTGCAAAAAAATGATACTCATTTATTTGCCGTTTTATATGACCGGTATGCTGGTGTGGTATACAACAAATGCTATGGTTTTTCTAAAAACAAAGAAGAAGCACAAGACCTTACCCACGATGTTTTCGTTCGTTTATTTGTAAAACTAAGATCTTTTAAAGGGAAATCTAAGTTTTCTACTTGGTTATATTCATTTACCTATAATTTCTGCGTAAATTACGTGCAAAGGAATAGTGAAAAAAAGAAAGAAAAGGTAACTGTTGTAACTGATCAGATTAAAGAAGATAGTGACATTGATGAAATCGATGATGCAACACTATTTGAATTAAAATCAGATAAATTAGCAAAGGCACTCGAGATGATATCTGCTGCTGATAAAATGATTCTTTTAATGAAATATCAAGATGATATGAGCATAAAAGAAATTTCAGGAGCATTAGAGTTAGGAGATAGCGCTGTAAAAATGCGTTTAAAACGAGCAAAAGAGAAAGTCGTTAAAGCGTATAATGAATTGTAA
- a CDS encoding mechanosensitive ion channel family protein, producing the protein MKALQVDFLKPFKDTFNDIINYLPTVAGFVGFVIVSWIFIKVFLYIVRKALAKTKIDEWSKKLSKTEIFGNSTINIVLTNVVLAVLKWFLIFVFVMLGAEIFGLSLVSDGIRSFFGYLPRLLAALGIFVGGTYLGTMVKKAIQSMFKSMEISGGNVVGNIAFYLIVVFLSITALDMAEVDTSVIKSNLTLLIGSILLAFTIAFGLGARDAVARLLFGYYSRKNIGIGETIKINDIEGVVIAIDNICITIKTAEGKVVLPIKDVVDNKIILKN; encoded by the coding sequence ATGAAAGCGTTACAAGTAGACTTTTTAAAACCTTTTAAAGATACGTTTAACGATATTATTAATTATTTACCAACAGTAGCAGGTTTTGTTGGTTTTGTAATTGTATCTTGGATATTTATAAAAGTGTTTCTTTATATCGTAAGAAAGGCTTTGGCAAAAACAAAAATTGATGAGTGGTCTAAAAAACTAAGTAAAACAGAAATTTTTGGAAACTCTACAATCAATATTGTATTAACCAATGTAGTATTGGCTGTTTTAAAATGGTTCTTGATTTTTGTTTTTGTAATGTTAGGTGCAGAAATTTTTGGATTGTCTTTGGTTTCAGATGGTATTAGGAGTTTCTTTGGTTATTTACCAAGGTTATTGGCTGCGTTAGGGATTTTTGTTGGAGGTACCTATTTGGGAACAATGGTGAAGAAAGCTATTCAGTCAATGTTCAAGTCAATGGAAATCTCTGGGGGAAATGTCGTAGGGAATATTGCGTTTTATTTAATTGTTGTTTTTCTTTCAATAACAGCGTTAGACATGGCTGAAGTGGATACTTCGGTAATAAAAAGTAATTTGACTTTATTAATAGGTTCTATTTTATTAGCATTTACAATAGCTTTTGGTTTAGGAGCTAGAGATGCGGTAGCGAGATTGCTTTTTGGATATTATTCAAGAAAGAATATTGGTATAGGAGAAACTATAAAAATTAACGATATTGAAGGTGTAGTAATTGCTATTGATAATATTTGTATTACTATAAAGACTGCGGAAGGAAAGGTAGTTTTACCTATTAAGGATGTGGTAGATAACAAAATAATTTTGAAAAATTAA
- a CDS encoding GatB/YqeY domain-containing protein, with protein MSLQEQVMSKMKEAMKSKDTVALTALRALKSAFMLANTETGSGELTEADELKIVQKQVKQRKDSAAVFKEQGREDLAEPELAEAAVLEQFLPKALSEEEITTVVEKVINDTGAEGMKDMGKVMGIVSKQLAGQADGKTISTIVKAKLA; from the coding sequence ATGAGCTTACAAGAACAAGTAATGAGCAAAATGAAAGAAGCTATGAAGTCTAAAGACACCGTAGCTTTAACAGCTTTAAGAGCGTTGAAATCGGCTTTTATGTTAGCAAATACTGAAACTGGTTCGGGAGAGTTAACAGAAGCAGATGAATTAAAAATAGTTCAAAAGCAGGTAAAACAGAGAAAAGATAGTGCAGCTGTTTTTAAGGAGCAAGGAAGAGAAGATTTGGCAGAGCCCGAATTAGCTGAGGCAGCAGTATTGGAGCAGTTTTTGCCAAAAGCGTTATCTGAAGAAGAAATTACTACTGTTGTAGAAAAAGTTATAAATGATACTGGAGCAGAAGGAATGAAAGATATGGGAAAAGTAATGGGGATTGTTTCAAAACAACTAGCTGGACAAGCAGACGGAAAAACAATTTCTACTATCGTTAAAGCAAAGCTAGCTTAA